From the genome of Fusobacteriaceae bacterium:
ACGTCCTCCAACGTCGCCGGATCATAGAACCCGGCCGTCGCCTCTTGCCCGGCGGGTTTCGTGTCCGCTGCAGCCGTAATTTCTTCCACTTTCGCCTCTGTGGACGCAACGGCCGTTTCGACAGGCTTTTCTTCGCCCGCCGTCACCGCCACTGCGCCGTCTTTTTCCGCCGGCGCCGGGGAAGCGCTTTCTCCGGATGGGGTTTCAATTTTGACCGCTGCGGGTTCGGCGGATTTCACGTCAGCCGCGGGCGCCGTCTCCCCGGAAGGCTTTGTGTCCACGATCGCCGCCGCCGCTTCGGCGGGCTTCGTATCCGCCGCGGCGACCTCGATTTTCTTTGTCATGATTTCCGTGTAACCTACGGAATACTGCTCGAGATCCGGGCGCAAGTTGTTGAATTTTCCGACGAGGCCTTGGAATTTTGTCTGGGCCACGGCCTTGGTCCCGATATCGGTGGATGAGGCCAGCTCCAGCACGTCCGTGATCTCCGCAAAGAGGTCGATACAGGCGTCAAGACCGTTTTTCAACTTTTCATGGGATTCGGCGAAATCCGCCGGGGGCTTGAGTTCGTCAAATTTTTGGTGATGGGCTTTCAAGATTTCCCCGATATCCTTGGAGACGCTGAGATTTCTGGCGATGGCCGCGGGATCCTGATTTTTGATGTCGACGATGAGCTGCAGGGCCTTATTCAGGGAATTGGTCAGCGAGACGTCCATTTCCCGGATCGTCTCCCTGTAGGCTTCGAGCTGCTCCACGCCGGCGGTTTCTTTTTCCGTCGCCTGTGGCGTCATATTTTGTGCGTGCGCGAAAAAAGAAAAGAAAAGCAGGGTAAAACAGAAAAATTTTTTCATGATGCCTCCGTGTGTCCGGTCCGATGCGATATAACCGGTATTTGGGATTTGTCACACATTCTGCGCTGAATTGTTTCTGGTTATAGT
Proteins encoded in this window:
- a CDS encoding YARHG domain-containing protein, translating into MKKFFCFTLLFFSFFAHAQNMTPQATEKETAGVEQLEAYRETIREMDVSLTNSLNKALQLIVDIKNQDPAAIARNLSVSKDIGEILKAHHQKFDELKPPADFAESHEKLKNGLDACIDLFAEITDVLELASSTDIGTKAVAQTKFQGLVGKFNNLRPDLEQYSVGYTEIMTKKIEVAAADTKPAEAAAAIVDTKPSGETAPAADVKSAEPAAVKIETPSGESASPAPAEKDGAVAVTAGEEKPVETAVASTEAKVEEITAAADTKPAGQEATAGFYDPATLEDVYGWTGDYLFPSDKERFTREYLESCSRAELYVLRNEIYARYGLQFGPENLKTYFGKKAWYKPAPGNVDRLLTDLENDNVDSIVAVERKKGWR